A single Streptomyces mirabilis DNA region contains:
- the metG gene encoding methionine--tRNA ligase encodes MARHLITSALPYINGIKHLGNMVGSMLPADVHSRYLRQRGHDVLYICATDEHGTPAELAAKEQGLPVDEFCAQAHDAQKAVYDGFELAFDYFGRSSSPQNREITQHFARRLNENGFIEERAIRQVYSPADGRFLPDRYVEGTCPHCGYDKARGDQCENCTRVLDPTDLINPRSAISGSTDLEVRETKHLFLLQSKLQSEVSEWVARHEHEWPQLASSIARKWLTEGLHDRAITRDLDWGVPVPADTWPELAAEGKVFYVWFDAPIEYIGATKEWSDQDPENRDWKSWWYEADSGENPVRYTEFMAKDNVPFHTVMFPATELGVREPWKKVDYVKAFNWLTYYGGKFSTSQKRGVFTDHALDILPADYWRYFLIANAPESDDSSFTWEHFTATVNKDLADTLGNFVNRVLSFSKKRFGEEVPAGAEAGEAEAKLGEEIAGLLAEYETQMEALQFRKAAAALRALWSAGNSYLEEKAPWLEIKTDPEGAALTLRTAMNLIHLYSVVSEPFIPASSRAMRSAFALTDDTAVWVSADEAKSLSAVPAGTPFTVPPVLFAKITDEDLESYKERFGGAPE; translated from the coding sequence ATGGCTCGACACCTCATCACCAGCGCCCTTCCGTACATCAACGGGATCAAGCACCTGGGCAACATGGTGGGGTCCATGCTCCCGGCGGACGTGCACTCCCGGTACCTCCGCCAGCGCGGCCACGACGTCCTCTACATCTGCGCGACGGACGAGCACGGCACCCCGGCCGAGCTGGCGGCCAAAGAGCAGGGCCTCCCGGTCGACGAGTTCTGCGCGCAGGCGCACGACGCGCAGAAGGCGGTGTACGACGGCTTCGAGCTGGCCTTCGACTACTTCGGCCGCAGCTCCAGCCCGCAGAACCGCGAGATCACCCAGCACTTCGCGCGCCGCCTGAACGAGAACGGCTTCATCGAGGAGCGCGCGATCCGCCAGGTGTACTCCCCGGCGGACGGCCGCTTCCTCCCGGACCGCTACGTGGAGGGCACCTGCCCCCACTGCGGCTACGACAAGGCCCGCGGCGACCAGTGCGAGAACTGCACCCGCGTCCTGGACCCGACCGACCTGATCAACCCGCGCAGCGCGATCTCCGGCTCGACGGACCTGGAGGTCCGCGAGACCAAGCACCTCTTCCTCCTCCAGTCGAAGCTCCAGAGCGAGGTCTCGGAGTGGGTGGCGCGCCACGAGCACGAGTGGCCGCAGCTCGCCTCCTCCATCGCCCGCAAGTGGCTGACGGAGGGCCTGCACGACCGGGCGATCACCCGTGACCTGGACTGGGGCGTCCCGGTCCCGGCCGACACCTGGCCGGAGCTGGCGGCGGAGGGCAAGGTCTTCTACGTCTGGTTCGACGCGCCGATCGAGTACATCGGGGCGACGAAGGAGTGGTCGGACCAGGACCCGGAGAACCGCGACTGGAAGTCGTGGTGGTACGAGGCGGACTCCGGCGAGAACCCGGTCCGCTACACGGAGTTCATGGCCAAGGACAACGTCCCCTTCCACACCGTCATGTTCCCGGCCACCGAGCTGGGCGTGCGCGAGCCTTGGAAGAAGGTCGACTACGTCAAGGCCTTCAACTGGCTGACGTACTACGGCGGAAAGTTCTCCACGTCCCAGAAGCGCGGTGTCTTCACCGACCACGCGCTGGACATCCTGCCCGCGGACTACTGGCGCTACTTCCTGATCGCCAACGCCCCCGAGTCGGACGACTCGTCCTTCACCTGGGAGCACTTCACCGCCACGGTGAACAAGGACCTGGCCGACACCCTCGGCAACTTCGTCAACCGCGTGCTGTCCTTCTCCAAGAAGCGCTTCGGCGAGGAGGTCCCGGCGGGCGCCGAGGCGGGCGAGGCGGAGGCGAAGCTCGGCGAGGAGATCGCGGGCCTGCTGGCCGAGTACGAGACCCAGATGGAGGCCCTCCAGTTCCGCAAGGCCGCGGCGGCGCTGCGCGCCCTGTGGTCGGCGGGCAACTCCTACCTGGAGGAGAAGGCCCCCTGGCTGGAGATCAAGACCGACCCCGAGGGCGCGGCCCTGACCCTGCGCACGGCGATGAACCTGATCCACCTCTACTCGGTGGTCTCGGAGCCCTTCATCCCCGCGTCCTCCCGCGCGATGCGCTCGGCGTTCGCGCTGACGGACGACACGGCGGTGTGGGTCTCGGCGGACGAGGCGAAGTCCCTGTCCGCCGTCCCCGCGGGCACCCCCTTCACCGTTCCCCCGGTCCTCTTCGCCAAGATCACGGACGAGGACCTGGAGTCGTACAAGGAGCGCTTCGGCGGCGCACCGGAGTAG
- a CDS encoding pectate lyase family protein gives MASPSHRRSLRKRRAVIVSAAAVTAAGLGAVAFVMNANAGTVDLAHQVLPAKDGWAASGSGTTGGSQADSSHVYTVSTRAQLVKALGKADNSTPKIIQVKGVIDANTDDSGKKLTCADYSAGTGYSLAAYLKAYDPAAYGTSKLPSGTQEKARDAAQQKQAKNIVFKVPANTTIVGVPGTKAGITGGSLQVQSVDNVIIRNLTFSATEDCFPQWDPTDGDSGNWNSAYDAVTLRGATHVWADHNTFTDASHFDSANPKYYGREYQIHDGDLDITKGSDLVTVERNQFTNHDKTMLIGSSDTDSVGKLRVSIHHNVWKGIVQRAPLTRIGQVHIYNNYFDTTTVNGYAPLYSINSRAKAQVVAEDNYWKVPTGGKISKLLSGDGTGSVAGGGNLVNGTSTDLVAAYNAANSKKLKTTVNWTPALTAGLQTSAKNLPTELATTTGAVLTS, from the coding sequence GTGGCATCCCCCTCGCACCGCAGGTCCCTCCGCAAGCGTCGCGCCGTCATCGTCTCCGCCGCCGCCGTCACGGCCGCGGGCCTCGGCGCCGTCGCGTTCGTGATGAACGCGAACGCGGGTACGGTCGACCTCGCGCACCAGGTGCTGCCCGCCAAGGACGGCTGGGCGGCATCCGGGTCCGGGACGACCGGCGGCTCGCAGGCCGACTCCTCGCACGTCTACACCGTCAGCACCCGCGCCCAGCTCGTGAAGGCGCTGGGCAAGGCCGACAACTCCACGCCCAAGATCATTCAGGTCAAGGGTGTCATCGACGCCAACACCGACGACTCGGGCAAGAAGCTGACCTGCGCCGACTACTCCGCCGGTACGGGGTACTCGCTGGCCGCCTATCTGAAGGCCTACGACCCGGCCGCGTACGGCACCTCCAAGCTGCCTTCCGGCACGCAGGAGAAGGCCCGTGACGCCGCGCAGCAGAAGCAGGCGAAGAACATCGTCTTCAAGGTGCCCGCCAACACCACCATCGTGGGTGTGCCGGGCACCAAGGCCGGGATCACCGGTGGCAGTCTGCAGGTGCAGAGCGTCGACAACGTCATCATCCGCAATCTGACCTTCAGCGCCACCGAGGACTGCTTCCCGCAGTGGGACCCGACCGACGGCGACAGCGGCAACTGGAACTCCGCGTACGACGCCGTCACCCTGCGCGGCGCGACGCACGTGTGGGCCGACCACAACACCTTCACCGACGCGTCGCACTTCGACAGCGCCAACCCGAAGTACTACGGCCGCGAGTACCAGATCCACGACGGTGACCTCGACATCACCAAGGGCTCGGACCTGGTGACCGTCGAGCGCAATCAGTTCACCAACCACGACAAGACCATGCTGATCGGCAGCAGCGACACCGACAGCGTCGGCAAGCTGCGCGTCTCCATTCACCACAACGTGTGGAAGGGGATCGTTCAGAGGGCTCCCCTGACCCGGATCGGGCAGGTGCACATTTACAACAACTACTTCGACACCACGACCGTCAACGGGTACGCGCCCCTCTACAGCATCAACTCCCGCGCCAAGGCCCAGGTCGTCGCCGAGGACAACTACTGGAAGGTCCCGACGGGCGGGAAGATCTCCAAGCTGCTCAGCGGCGACGGCACCGGCTCGGTCGCCGGCGGCGGCAACCTCGTCAACGGCACCTCGACCGATCTCGTCGCCGCGTACAACGCCGCGAACTCGAAGAAGTTGAAGACGACGGTGAACTGGACGCCGGCCCTGACCGCCGGTCTCCAGACCTCCGCGAAGAACCTGCCGACGGAGCTGGCCACCACCACCGGTGCGGTCCTGACCTCGTAG
- a CDS encoding DUF397 domain-containing protein translates to MIQWQKSSYSGGGDGDECVELAHHDSTLLLRESDDPDRILSVSPHTLAALLSRIRTGASWNG, encoded by the coding sequence GTGATCCAGTGGCAGAAGTCCTCCTATTCCGGAGGCGGCGATGGGGACGAGTGCGTCGAACTCGCCCACCACGACAGCACATTGCTCCTCCGTGAGAGTGACGACCCCGACCGAATACTCTCCGTCTCTCCCCACACTCTCGCCGCGCTGCTCTCCCGCATCCGCACGGGTGCCTCCTGGAACGGGTAA
- a CDS encoding helix-turn-helix domain-containing protein produces the protein MAPRSQPSARQVRLGAELRKLRDAAGMSAREAAGLLSSTSAQMSQVESGLSGVSEERVRRLSSLYACADEELIDALVAMATDRTRGWWEEFRGVLPLGFLDLSELEHHARFLNVISTAHVPGVLQTEEYARSVFAYMVPELPASELEPRVAHRMRRRIVVERDEAVSYEAVVHESVLRTRVADRQAARAQLDEILRQSERPNVTVRVIPFDVDGFAGANTSMFYAGGPVPQLDTAKRDAPHGGPFLDAQSQLARFRTLFRKVESVSLDPAKSRDFIHRMAKEL, from the coding sequence ATGGCGCCGAGGAGTCAGCCCAGCGCGCGTCAGGTGCGGCTGGGTGCCGAGTTGCGCAAACTGCGGGACGCGGCAGGAATGTCGGCGCGTGAGGCGGCGGGGCTTCTGTCATCGACTTCGGCCCAGATGAGCCAGGTCGAGTCCGGGCTCTCCGGCGTCAGCGAGGAGCGCGTACGGCGGCTTTCGTCCCTGTACGCCTGTGCGGACGAGGAGTTGATCGACGCGCTGGTCGCGATGGCGACGGATCGTACGCGAGGCTGGTGGGAGGAGTTTCGGGGCGTGCTTCCGCTCGGTTTCCTGGATCTGTCCGAGCTTGAGCATCACGCGCGCTTCCTGAACGTGATCTCCACTGCGCATGTGCCGGGCGTGTTGCAGACCGAGGAGTACGCCCGCTCAGTATTCGCTTACATGGTTCCGGAGCTGCCAGCGAGTGAGTTGGAGCCAAGAGTCGCTCACCGCATGCGCAGGCGGATTGTTGTCGAGCGGGACGAGGCGGTTTCGTACGAGGCGGTCGTCCACGAGTCCGTGCTGCGGACGCGCGTGGCCGATCGGCAGGCCGCGCGAGCCCAACTCGATGAAATCCTGAGGCAGTCGGAGCGTCCGAACGTCACGGTTCGTGTCATCCCCTTCGACGTGGACGGCTTCGCCGGTGCCAACACCTCGATGTTCTACGCGGGCGGTCCCGTGCCCCAACTGGACACCGCGAAGCGTGACGCGCCGCATGGCGGACCGTTTCTGGACGCGCAGTCTCAGCTCGCCCGGTTCCGAACGCTCTTTCGTAAGGTGGAGTCGGTATCGCTCGACCCAGCGAAGTCGCGGGACTTCATACACCGTATGGCGAAGGAGTTGTAG
- a CDS encoding ATP-binding protein: MHESQPAPAPWEYTLYIPNDPRAVAICRRTVRLILTAHGLPHFTEAAELLATELVTNAVQHTRGPAALRLRAENGALRIGVWDADPTPPRPTRHPTPDAESGRGLALVHSCADTWGWVRQRDVRNIIGTGKYIWCELTAAA; encoded by the coding sequence ATGCACGAATCCCAACCGGCCCCCGCCCCCTGGGAGTACACCCTCTACATCCCCAACGACCCCCGGGCCGTCGCGATCTGTCGCCGTACCGTCCGCCTGATCCTCACCGCCCACGGCCTCCCCCACTTCACGGAAGCCGCCGAACTGCTGGCAACGGAGCTGGTCACCAACGCCGTTCAGCACACGAGGGGCCCCGCCGCCCTACGCCTCCGCGCGGAGAACGGCGCGCTGCGCATCGGCGTCTGGGACGCGGACCCCACACCACCCCGCCCGACCCGACACCCCACCCCGGACGCCGAATCGGGTCGCGGCCTCGCGCTTGTCCACAGCTGTGCGGACACCTGGGGATGGGTCCGCCAACGGGACGTCAGAAACATCATCGGCACCGGCAAGTACATCTGGTGCGAACTGACCGCGGCGGCGTGA
- a CDS encoding intradiol ring-cleavage dioxygenase: MASGVAVTAVGVGGALSVNASAEETAPETHAAAETCYTLTSELVEGPYYIDADKIRQDVTEDQEGIPLTLELKVIDADTCKPLRNAAVDIWHCSATGVYSGYESSGNGGGGPAPTGPPPSGTPTGEPPTGGPGGGGGGHQEPTDDDRFLRGTWHTDRHGHVTFKTIFPGWYQGRAVHIHTKVHVDGTWTDAGYEGGHTCHTGQFFFDEKSVLASAKVSPYFTNTTTRTTLTEDTIYPQNGHTGGLLYLKYDKKNIAKGVRAHLTMGVAPDETHDNTDTQPSTSASPSAS, encoded by the coding sequence ATGGCGAGTGGCGTGGCGGTGACCGCGGTGGGGGTCGGCGGCGCGCTGTCGGTGAACGCCTCGGCTGAGGAGACCGCTCCGGAGACGCACGCTGCGGCGGAAACGTGCTACACGCTCACCTCGGAGCTGGTCGAGGGCCCGTACTACATCGACGCCGACAAGATCCGCCAGGACGTCACCGAGGACCAAGAGGGCATCCCGCTCACCCTCGAACTCAAGGTGATCGACGCGGACACCTGCAAGCCGCTCAGGAACGCGGCCGTGGACATCTGGCACTGCAGCGCGACGGGCGTCTACTCGGGCTACGAGTCGAGCGGCAACGGCGGTGGCGGCCCGGCCCCGACGGGCCCGCCGCCCTCCGGCACCCCGACCGGCGAGCCCCCGACCGGCGGCCCGGGGGGTGGCGGCGGGGGCCACCAGGAGCCGACCGACGACGACCGCTTCCTGCGCGGCACCTGGCACACGGACCGGCACGGCCACGTCACCTTCAAGACGATCTTCCCGGGCTGGTACCAGGGTCGCGCCGTGCACATCCACACGAAGGTGCACGTGGACGGCACCTGGACCGACGCGGGCTACGAGGGCGGGCACACCTGCCACACGGGCCAGTTCTTCTTCGACGAGAAGTCGGTGCTGGCGTCGGCGAAGGTCTCCCCGTACTTCACGAACACCACCACGCGCACCACGCTCACCGAGGACACGATCTACCCCCAGAACGGCCACACGGGCGGCCTCCTGTACCTCAAGTACGACAAGAAGAACATCGCGAAGGGAGTCCGCGCGCACCTGACGATGGGCGTGGCCCCGGACGAGACGCACGACAACACGGACACGCAGCCGAGCACGTCGGCGTCGCCCTCGGCGAGCTGA
- the aspS gene encoding aspartate--tRNA ligase, producing MHRYRSHTCGELRASDVGSDVRLSGWLHNRRDLGGILFIDLRDHYGITQLVARPGTPAYEALDKVSKESTVRVDGKVVSRGAENVNPDLPTGEIEVEVSEVELLGAAAPLPFTINAEDGVNEERRLEYRFLDLRRERMHRNILLRTAVISAIRHKMTALGFNEMATPILSATSPEGARDFVVPSRLNPGKFYALPQAPQQFKQLLMISGFDRYFQIAPCFRDEDARADRSPGEFYQLDVEMSFVEQEDVFQPIEKLMTELFEEFGGGRHVTSPFPRIPFREAMLKYGSDKPDLRAQLELVDITDIFEGSEFKAFAGKHVRALPVPDVAGQTRKFFDGLGDYAVEQGAKGLAWVRVGEDGSLTGPIAKFLTEDNVAELTKRLSLAPGHAVFFGAGEFDEVSKIMGAVRVEAAKRSGNFEENVFRFCWIVDFPMYEKDEDTGKIDFSHNPFSMPQGGLEALESQDPLDILGWQYDIVCNGVELSSGAIRNHEPEIMLKAFEIAGYDRDTVEEQFAGMLRAFRFGAPPHGGIAPGVDRIVMLLADEPNIRETIAFPLNGNAQDLMMGAPTELDETRLRELHLSVRKPQPK from the coding sequence ATGCATCGGTACAGGTCCCACACCTGCGGCGAGCTCCGCGCCTCTGACGTCGGCAGCGACGTCCGGCTGAGCGGCTGGCTGCACAATCGCCGAGACCTGGGCGGCATCCTCTTCATCGATCTGCGCGATCACTACGGCATCACGCAGCTCGTCGCCCGACCCGGCACGCCCGCCTACGAGGCCCTCGACAAGGTCTCCAAGGAGTCGACGGTCCGCGTCGACGGCAAGGTCGTCTCGCGTGGCGCGGAGAACGTCAACCCGGACCTGCCCACCGGCGAGATCGAGGTCGAGGTGAGCGAGGTCGAGCTGCTCGGCGCCGCCGCCCCGCTGCCGTTCACGATCAACGCCGAGGACGGCGTCAACGAGGAGCGGCGCCTGGAGTACCGCTTCCTCGACCTGCGCCGCGAGCGCATGCACCGCAACATCCTGCTGCGTACGGCCGTGATCTCCGCGATCCGTCACAAGATGACGGCGCTGGGCTTCAACGAGATGGCGACCCCGATCCTCAGCGCCACCTCTCCCGAGGGCGCGCGCGACTTCGTGGTCCCCTCCCGTCTGAACCCGGGCAAGTTCTACGCCCTGCCGCAGGCCCCGCAGCAGTTCAAGCAGCTGCTGATGATCTCCGGCTTCGACCGCTACTTCCAGATCGCGCCCTGCTTCCGCGACGAGGACGCGCGCGCGGACCGCTCGCCGGGCGAGTTCTACCAGCTCGACGTGGAGATGTCCTTCGTCGAGCAGGAGGACGTCTTCCAGCCCATCGAGAAGCTGATGACGGAGCTGTTCGAGGAGTTCGGTGGTGGCCGTCATGTCACCTCCCCCTTCCCGCGCATCCCGTTCCGCGAGGCGATGCTGAAGTACGGCTCCGACAAGCCGGACCTGCGCGCCCAGCTGGAGCTGGTCGACATCACCGACATCTTCGAGGGCTCGGAGTTCAAGGCCTTCGCCGGCAAGCACGTACGTGCCCTGCCGGTGCCGGACGTCGCCGGTCAGACCCGGAAGTTCTTCGACGGCCTCGGCGACTACGCGGTCGAGCAGGGCGCGAAGGGCCTGGCCTGGGTCCGGGTGGGTGAGGACGGCTCGCTGACGGGCCCGATCGCCAAGTTCCTCACCGAGGACAACGTCGCCGAGCTGACCAAGCGCCTCTCCCTGGCCCCCGGCCACGCGGTGTTCTTCGGCGCGGGCGAGTTCGACGAGGTCTCGAAGATCATGGGCGCGGTGCGGGTCGAGGCCGCGAAGCGCTCGGGCAACTTCGAGGAGAACGTCTTCCGGTTCTGCTGGATCGTCGACTTCCCGATGTACGAGAAGGACGAGGACACCGGGAAGATCGACTTCTCGCACAACCCGTTCTCGATGCCCCAGGGCGGCCTGGAGGCCCTGGAGTCCCAGGATCCGCTGGACATCCTGGGCTGGCAGTACGACATCGTCTGCAACGGCGTCGAGCTGTCCTCCGGCGCGATCCGCAACCACGAGCCCGAGATCATGCTCAAGGCCTTCGAGATCGCGGGCTACGACCGTGACACCGTCGAGGAGCAGTTCGCCGGCATGCTGCGCGCGTTCCGCTTCGGCGCCCCGCCGCACGGCGGCATCGCCCCGGGCGTCGACCGCATCGTCATGCTCCTCGCGGACGAGCCGAACATCCGCGAGACGATCGCGTTCCCGCTCAACGGCAACGCGCAGGACCTGATGATGGGCGCGCCGACGGAGCTGGACGAGACGCGGCTGCGCGAGCTGCACCTGTCGGTGCGGAAGCCGCAGCCGAAGTAG
- a CDS encoding SpoIIE family protein phosphatase, with protein sequence MRTGEPLPAVGDVLAALATGVWRWDNAHGQVTVDAEAARLLGLPAERATVTEVAMRSRFHPADWNEVVSVVQLAVAEDTLAEVRLRIMDEHGRVIRTVRSRSKPTVDPESGEFLLFGTLQEVTEPSGATAARTPLTGDWRRSREAFLLDAGRALAEARSTAEVLRVAAGLSMPGFTPDGLAVFGVDGDRLTVIGHHGQKPGDEGPFTHMSLSTDYPAAEVVRTGRAVYLSSPEDYKERYPVSWPLAQHFGRESWAFLPLTVAGRTMGAWMAAFTYPVSFTPDERSVLTTVARMLAQALSRAVAAETERELTDGLQRSMMPTLGPQMPGMEVAARYVPTGGGLQVGGDWYDVIPLPTGRFALVIGDVQGHDVRAAGLMGQLRIALRAYASEGHRPDAVLSRASRFLCGITDSVTYGSTGESGGNTADPRFATCLYVEVDPATGILDFARAGHPDPAIRMADGTVLIRPTSGGLPLGIDPDADYPTTRLALEPDETMLLCTDGLIETGGHDLDTGWRRIRHILESHDGDMEELADALVQGVHGPSSHHTPGPLADRREDDIAVLLLSRQGKGYGDTVEAPLSPSVRRTALTVAQAEPERIAGARQQLREMLHDWASADQRDSAVLLVSEMLTNVLVHTDTDALLVAEVTGGTDDRRMRIEVTDASDDLPHRRHPGELASSGRGLVLVEFLADSWGVDPRGEGKSIWFEFYEASGGDGEAGGDEASGGDGEADS encoded by the coding sequence ATGCGCACTGGTGAGCCCCTGCCCGCTGTGGGGGACGTACTGGCCGCCCTTGCGACCGGCGTGTGGCGCTGGGACAACGCACACGGGCAGGTCACCGTCGACGCCGAGGCCGCCCGGCTCCTCGGGTTGCCCGCGGAAAGGGCGACCGTCACCGAGGTGGCCATGCGCTCCCGGTTCCACCCGGCCGACTGGAACGAGGTCGTCAGCGTCGTACAGCTCGCCGTCGCCGAGGACACGCTCGCCGAGGTCCGGCTGCGGATCATGGACGAGCACGGGCGGGTGATCCGTACCGTGCGCAGCCGCTCCAAGCCGACCGTCGACCCCGAGAGCGGGGAGTTCCTGCTGTTCGGCACGCTCCAGGAGGTCACCGAGCCCTCGGGGGCCACCGCCGCGCGCACCCCGCTCACCGGCGACTGGCGCCGCTCGCGCGAGGCGTTCCTGCTGGACGCCGGGCGGGCGCTGGCCGAGGCGCGGTCCACGGCCGAGGTACTGCGGGTCGCGGCGGGCCTGTCGATGCCGGGGTTCACACCGGACGGGCTGGCCGTCTTCGGCGTGGACGGGGACCGGCTCACCGTCATCGGCCACCACGGGCAGAAGCCGGGGGACGAGGGCCCTTTCACGCATATGTCCTTGTCCACCGACTACCCGGCCGCGGAGGTCGTCCGCACGGGCCGGGCCGTCTACCTTTCCTCTCCGGAGGACTACAAGGAGCGGTATCCCGTCTCCTGGCCGCTCGCCCAGCACTTCGGGCGGGAGTCCTGGGCCTTTCTGCCGCTGACCGTCGCCGGGCGCACGATGGGCGCGTGGATGGCGGCCTTCACCTACCCCGTCAGCTTCACGCCCGACGAGCGCTCGGTGCTGACGACCGTGGCCCGGATGCTCGCTCAGGCCCTCTCCCGGGCCGTGGCCGCCGAGACGGAGCGGGAGCTCACCGACGGCCTGCAACGCTCGATGATGCCCACCCTCGGCCCGCAGATGCCGGGCATGGAGGTCGCCGCGCGCTATGTCCCCACCGGCGGCGGCCTCCAGGTCGGCGGCGACTGGTACGACGTGATCCCGCTGCCGACCGGCCGCTTCGCCCTGGTCATCGGTGACGTCCAGGGCCACGACGTGCGTGCCGCCGGGCTGATGGGCCAGCTCCGTATCGCCCTGCGCGCGTACGCCTCCGAGGGCCACCGGCCCGACGCGGTCCTCTCCCGGGCCTCGCGGTTCCTGTGCGGGATCACGGACTCGGTGACGTACGGCTCCACCGGCGAGAGCGGCGGCAACACCGCGGACCCGCGCTTCGCGACCTGCCTGTACGTCGAGGTGGACCCGGCGACCGGCATCCTGGACTTCGCCCGCGCGGGGCACCCGGACCCCGCGATACGCATGGCGGACGGGACGGTGCTGATACGGCCCACGTCGGGCGGACTGCCGCTCGGCATCGACCCGGACGCCGACTACCCCACGACCCGGCTCGCCCTGGAGCCCGACGAGACCATGCTGCTCTGCACCGACGGGCTGATCGAGACCGGCGGCCACGACCTCGACACCGGGTGGCGCCGTATCCGCCACATCCTGGAGTCCCACGACGGCGACATGGAGGAGCTCGCCGACGCGCTGGTCCAGGGCGTGCACGGCCCCTCCTCGCACCACACCCCCGGACCGCTGGCCGACCGGCGCGAGGACGACATAGCGGTGCTGCTGCTGAGCCGGCAGGGCAAGGGGTACGGCGACACGGTCGAGGCCCCGCTCTCCCCCTCGGTGCGCCGCACCGCGCTGACCGTGGCGCAGGCCGAGCCCGAGCGGATCGCGGGAGCCCGCCAGCAGCTGCGCGAGATGCTGCACGACTGGGCCTCCGCCGACCAGCGCGACTCGGCGGTCCTCCTCGTCTCCGAGATGCTGACCAACGTCCTCGTCCACACCGACACCGACGCGCTGCTCGTCGCCGAGGTGACCGGCGGTACGGACGACCGCCGGATGCGGATCGAGGTCACCGACGCCAGCGACGACCTGCCGCACCGCCGCCACCCCGGCGAACTGGCGTCCTCCGGACGTGGGCTGGTGCTCGTGGAATTCCTCGCCGACTCCTGGGGCGTCGACCCACGGGGCGAGGGCAAGAGCATCTGGTTCGAGTTCTACGAGGCGTCCGGTGGAGACGGGGAGGCCGGTGGGGACGAGGCGTCCGGTGGAGACGGGGAGGCCGACTCGTAG
- a CDS encoding AI-2E family transporter, producing MQLLPEGARRLAAWCAVILLVAGVAWVGIRLCGEFRTAIVPVLLALLGTALLGPMYRRLVNVGVNRSLAAGLTCVAVVVVVGGAVYIVVAALIDTGDQIIASLRLAARSVAEHFGAAGTSLDDLAANAKDLLTKFGGTAASNVISGVSVVGESIAMAVLALLLVFFFLRDSHRAAGLLRSLAPRGTADTVEAMARRAFGAVEGFMRGTTVIALIDALCITIGLLILRVPGAAGLGALVFVGAFIPYLGAFLSGAVAVLVALADRGFVIALWALGVVLAVQVLEGHVLQPMIQSRTMQMHPAVVMLTITAGASVAGILGMLLAVPLTAAGFGVLAELRTHYESASPSPPDASSPPASPSPPDAS from the coding sequence GTGCAGCTACTCCCCGAGGGCGCCCGGCGGCTGGCCGCCTGGTGCGCCGTGATCCTGCTCGTCGCCGGTGTGGCGTGGGTCGGGATCCGGCTGTGCGGGGAGTTCCGTACGGCGATCGTGCCCGTGCTGCTCGCGCTGCTCGGCACCGCGCTGCTCGGGCCGATGTACCGGCGACTGGTGAACGTCGGGGTCAACCGGTCGCTGGCCGCGGGGCTCACCTGTGTCGCGGTGGTCGTGGTCGTCGGCGGCGCCGTCTACATCGTGGTCGCCGCGCTCATCGACACCGGGGACCAGATCATCGCCTCCCTCAGGCTGGCCGCGCGGTCCGTCGCCGAGCACTTCGGCGCGGCGGGCACCTCCCTCGACGATCTCGCCGCCAACGCCAAGGACCTGCTGACCAAGTTCGGCGGGACGGCCGCGTCCAATGTCATCAGTGGTGTGAGCGTGGTGGGCGAGTCCATCGCCATGGCCGTACTGGCACTGCTGCTCGTCTTCTTCTTCCTCCGCGACTCCCACCGCGCCGCCGGGCTGCTGCGCTCGCTGGCGCCGCGCGGCACCGCGGACACGGTGGAGGCCATGGCCCGGCGCGCCTTCGGCGCCGTCGAGGGCTTCATGCGCGGGACCACGGTGATCGCCCTCATCGATGCCCTGTGCATCACGATCGGGCTGCTGATCCTGCGCGTCCCGGGCGCGGCCGGGCTCGGTGCGCTGGTCTTCGTGGGGGCGTTCATCCCCTACCTCGGCGCGTTCCTCTCCGGCGCGGTGGCCGTGCTGGTCGCGCTCGCCGACCGGGGGTTCGTGATCGCACTGTGGGCGCTCGGGGTCGTTCTCGCCGTGCAGGTCCTCGAAGGGCATGTGCTGCAGCCGATGATCCAGAGCCGGACCATGCAGATGCATCCGGCGGTGGTGATGCTGACGATCACGGCGGGCGCGTCCGTCGCGGGCATCCTGGGCATGCTGCTCGCCGTACCGCTGACGGCCGCCGGCTTCGGGGTCCTCGCGGAGCTACGGACCCACTACGAGTCGGCCTCCCCGTCTCCACCGGACGCCTCGTCCCCACCGGCCTCCCCGTCTCCACCGGACGCCTCGTAG